GTTGTAACTATTCTAGTATTCTTATATTTTTATATGCTGGCATTTTGAGTATAGAATTTAGAAGTAAAGAACACGTCATTTATTATTAAGCTTTTACAATCAGAAAAAATCTGCGATAAGATTTATAATCATACATTGAAATATTGAATATATAATACTCACGTACCTTAACTTGAATATGGGATCTACGCTCCTTCCCAGTATATACAGGATCAGCAGGTCAATAGTTACGAGTAGTTTAAAATTAACAGGTAGTTTTTTTAACCAGACTAGCCAGTTCAAATATTATACTACGAGTAACGCCCCATCTGACACATCTTACCCCATACAACCAAGAACAATTCCTTTTCCAAAGATTTTTCAGAACCTGTCTAGAATATTTCCCCGACCGCTTTCGAGCTCTTGGGATGACTATAGGGCATTCAAGACTAATGAAGCTTTACTGCAGGAGGATTTATTGAGTACCGTACCATTTTATCCCGATTCAGCTGATGGTAAGATTGGTCAGATCATAAAAACCCCAattgatgatgaaaatTATATCAATGAATTCTGTATTACACCTTTGAACCCCAACTCTGACAGGATGAACCATCTTGTTTTCATCCATGGCTACGGTGCCGGGTTGGGCTTCTTCATCAAGAATTTTGAAACACTCCCGTTATTAGACGACTCATGGACAATACACGTTGTAGATATGCCAGGGTATGGCTTTTCTTCGAGGAAACCATTTCCGTTTGACATAAGAAAGCATACGTTATCAGCAGTTGAGCAATGGTTTGTTGACAGATTTGAGCTATGGTTTCAAAAGAGGGGTTTGGCAGAAAATTCAGATAGGAACCTCTTGGTGGCCCATTCTATGGGAGCTTATTTTAGTGCTCTATATGCCCATAGACACCCAAAAAGGTTTAAGAAGTTAATCATGTGCTCACCAGCTGGTGTTTTTCTTCGTAAACTGATTGATGAGCCTCAGTCGTGGTTTGTTAAACTATGGGACCGTAACGTCTCTCCTTTTTCTCTAATACGTAATAGTGGACGTTGGGGGTCTAAGATTGCAAGTGCTTGGTCCTACCGCCGGTTTGGAAGACTATTGGATGATGGAACGGAATTAGGTGCAACTCAATTTGAAGCTTTGCACAGATATTCTTACGCTATATTTAATAGGCCAGGGTCGGGTGAATATATGTTAAGCTTTGTTCTCCAATGCGGTGCAAACCCTAGGCATCCATTGTTAACAAGGTTTTTCTCCGAACAGCCGTCCGAAGAGTATACTGCCGACTGTGATTGGCTATGGCTTTATGGCGACAGGGACTGGATGGATTACCATGGTGGTGAGCTGGCATCAAAATTCATTAATGAGCACAAGAAGAATAGCTCCGATATAAAGGTGGTTCCTGACGCAGGTCACCACTTATATTTCGATAATTATGAGTATT
The Eremothecium sinecaudum strain ATCC 58844 chromosome II, complete sequence DNA segment above includes these coding regions:
- a CDS encoding HBL018Wp (Syntenic homolog of Ashbya gossypii ABL019W; Non-syntenic homolog of Saccharomyces cerevisiae YGR110W (CLD1)), which codes for MGSTLLPSIYRISRSIVTSSLKLTGSFFNQTSQFKYYTTSNAPSDTSYPIQPRTIPFPKIFQNLSRIFPRPLSSSWDDYRAFKTNEALLQEDLLSTVPFYPDSADGKIGQIIKTPIDDENYINEFCITPLNPNSDRMNHLVFIHGYGAGLGFFIKNFETLPLLDDSWTIHVVDMPGYGFSSRKPFPFDIRKHTLSAVEQWFVDRFELWFQKRGLAENSDRNLLVAHSMGAYFSALYAHRHPKRFKKLIMCSPAGVFLRKLIDEPQSWFVKLWDRNVSPFSLIRNSGRWGSKIASAWSYRRFGRLLDDGTELGATQFEALHRYSYAIFNRPGSGEYMLSFVLQCGANPRHPLLTRFFSEQPSEEYTADCDWLWLYGDRDWMDYHGGELASKFINEHKKNSSDIKVVPDAGHHLYFDNYEYFNELLVNEMRNVMKGAS